The following proteins are co-located in the Acidicapsa acidisoli genome:
- a CDS encoding dihydrolipoyl dehydrogenase family protein — protein sequence MAEVEKYDVLVLGSGEAGKYIAWHQASAGKRAAVIERRYVGGSCPNIACLPSKNVIHSAKVASYVERSGEFGVVFDTPPESHIDMVQVRERKRAMVEGLVQMHLGNFRKSGAEIVMGFGRFVAQKTIEVALQDGGTRLLHGEMVVLSTGSRTRMEVIPGLAEAQPLTHIEALELDVVPQQLLILGGGFIALEFAQAMRRLGSYVTVVERHERLARREDPDVSEALEKLFADEGIDVITGANVIRVSGVSGERVQLIATVNNAEITLEGSHLLVATGRTPNTENIGLEVAGVATTVHGHIQVNERLETTAPGVWAVRTLRTSPSTTFASCGIIWRAVIELRQAGRFRPACLPIRSWRALD from the coding sequence ATGGCTGAAGTTGAAAAATATGATGTCCTCGTTCTAGGCAGCGGAGAAGCTGGCAAGTACATCGCGTGGCATCAGGCCTCTGCCGGAAAACGCGCTGCGGTAATCGAGCGCAGATATGTCGGAGGATCCTGCCCGAATATTGCGTGCCTGCCAAGCAAGAATGTGATTCACAGTGCGAAGGTTGCCAGTTATGTTGAGCGCAGCGGCGAATTTGGCGTGGTGTTCGACACACCTCCTGAGTCGCACATCGATATGGTTCAGGTGCGGGAGCGCAAGCGGGCGATGGTGGAGGGCCTGGTGCAAATGCATCTGGGCAATTTCAGGAAGAGCGGCGCGGAGATCGTGATGGGATTTGGCCGCTTTGTTGCGCAGAAAACGATCGAAGTGGCGTTGCAGGATGGTGGAACCAGGCTGCTTCACGGAGAGATGGTCGTTCTTAGCACCGGCAGCCGCACGAGAATGGAGGTCATCCCTGGACTTGCCGAAGCTCAGCCGCTTACGCATATCGAAGCGCTGGAACTCGACGTCGTTCCGCAGCAATTGTTGATTCTTGGCGGCGGTTTCATCGCTCTGGAGTTCGCGCAGGCGATGCGGCGTCTTGGAAGTTATGTCACGGTTGTCGAGCGCCACGAGAGGCTTGCACGGCGCGAAGACCCCGATGTGTCGGAGGCTCTCGAAAAGCTGTTTGCCGACGAAGGAATCGATGTCATCACCGGTGCAAATGTGATCCGGGTGAGCGGAGTCTCCGGAGAACGCGTTCAACTTATCGCGACTGTCAACAACGCTGAGATTACTCTTGAGGGTTCGCATCTGTTGGTCGCAACCGGTCGAACGCCCAACACGGAAAACATCGGGCTTGAAGTGGCGGGTGTTGCCACGACTGTCCACGGGCATATCCAGGTCAACGAGCGGCTTGAGACAACGGCGCCGGGCGTGTGGGCAGTCCGCACTTTACGCACATCGCCTTCGACGACTTTCGCATCGTGCGGGATAATCTGGCGGGCCGTCATCGAGTTACGACAGGCAGGCAGGTTCCGTCCTGCGTGTTTACCGATCCGGAGCTGGCGCGCGTTGGACTGA
- a CDS encoding ribulokinase translates to MPIVAGVDFGTLSVRVTLVHSQKGPIGTASAEYALHRRREDPDFATQSHHHQMQALVRATRAVLEETGVAGAGIVAIALDTTGSSVIPVGEGLEPLDEYYLWCDHRAKAEAEEITARAHAAGLEAIDWCGGVYSHEWGFAKLLHWLRHNPARRSEFVTALEHCDMVAATLSGVTSTANLKRSVCAMGHKWLWNPRWGGFPPEEFLVSVDPLLAGVRAKLGGEFLTSNHIAGHLSPKWAAELGLHAGIPIPVGAFDAHWDAIGSHIREGDVVNVVGTSTCIIAMAKEAELVPGVCGVVPGSVHPDFTGIEAGLSATGDIFEAIARRAGSTVSALSQGLESYRAGQTGLLRLSWDNGDRTVLVNPELGGVTLGWNLLHTAQDELFAAIEGTAFHTRIILERMAKHGVRVERVINAGGIPQKNEVLNQVYANVLNKPVLVPAGVPTSLGSGIFALLAAGVYPTIEAAQEAVCLPFRTIEPQPAAVAVYERLYNAYRNVYFSLGTHNAAPSALGAVLPTLRSIAAEAARLPAVETL, encoded by the coding sequence ATGCCTATCGTTGCCGGCGTTGACTTTGGCACCCTCAGTGTTCGCGTTACCCTGGTTCACAGCCAGAAAGGTCCGATCGGCACGGCATCGGCCGAGTATGCGCTGCATCGCCGTCGCGAAGACCCGGATTTCGCCACCCAATCGCACCACCATCAGATGCAGGCGCTGGTGCGCGCCACACGCGCGGTGCTTGAAGAGACTGGCGTGGCCGGCGCAGGCATCGTAGCCATCGCCCTCGATACCACGGGCTCCAGCGTAATTCCCGTCGGCGAAGGCCTCGAACCGCTCGACGAATACTACCTTTGGTGCGACCACCGAGCGAAGGCCGAGGCTGAGGAGATTACGGCGCGCGCACACGCAGCGGGCCTCGAAGCAATCGACTGGTGCGGAGGCGTTTACTCGCATGAGTGGGGCTTTGCCAAGCTGCTGCACTGGCTACGCCACAACCCGGCCAGGCGCAGCGAATTCGTGACAGCTCTCGAACACTGCGACATGGTCGCGGCGACGCTCTCCGGCGTAACTTCAACCGCGAACCTCAAACGCAGCGTCTGCGCCATGGGCCACAAATGGCTATGGAATCCGCGCTGGGGCGGATTTCCGCCCGAAGAGTTCCTCGTATCGGTAGACCCGCTGCTGGCCGGGGTGCGCGCCAAACTGGGCGGCGAGTTTCTAACATCCAACCACATCGCAGGCCACCTCTCGCCCAAGTGGGCGGCAGAACTCGGCCTGCACGCAGGAATCCCGATTCCCGTAGGCGCCTTTGACGCCCATTGGGACGCCATCGGCTCGCACATTCGTGAGGGCGACGTAGTCAACGTCGTCGGCACCTCAACTTGCATCATTGCCATGGCCAAAGAGGCGGAATTGGTTCCCGGCGTCTGCGGCGTCGTACCTGGCAGCGTGCATCCGGATTTCACCGGCATCGAAGCAGGCCTGTCGGCGACCGGCGATATCTTCGAAGCAATCGCGCGCCGCGCGGGCAGCACCGTATCGGCGCTTTCGCAGGGTTTGGAAAGCTATCGCGCAGGCCAAACCGGCCTCCTGCGGCTAAGCTGGGATAACGGCGACCGCACTGTGCTCGTAAATCCCGAACTAGGCGGTGTAACCCTGGGCTGGAACCTGCTCCATACCGCGCAGGACGAGTTGTTTGCGGCCATCGAAGGCACCGCATTTCACACCCGCATCATTCTGGAACGCATGGCTAAGCATGGCGTCCGCGTTGAACGGGTGATCAACGCCGGCGGAATTCCGCAAAAGAACGAAGTGCTGAACCAGGTTTACGCGAATGTGCTCAACAAGCCGGTTCTGGTCCCCGCAGGCGTGCCGACAAGCCTCGGCTCCGGAATCTTTGCACTGCTCGCCGCCGGAGTCTACCCGACAATCGAGGCCGCGCAGGAAGCAGTCTGTCTTCCGTTCCGCACCATAGAACCTCAACCGGCGGCTGTCGCCGTCTATGAGCGGCTCTATAACGCGTATCGCAACGTCTACTTTTCTCTCGGCACCCACAACGCAGCACCATCTGCACTCGGCGCCGTATTGCCAACACTCCGCAGCATCGCCGCCGAAGCGGCACGCCTGCCAGCCGTAGAAACCCTATAG
- a CDS encoding MBG domain-containing protein — MNVCRGSLLKPKPVLGLLAVLFTFASGTGIASAATTIKILRGADQQTTYGASFPDALVVWVTDTVTERAVTGLKVDFVAGAGIGLTSTYAITDEYGLASVSASGLGAGDSEVSAEVAGIPGTKVTFYNLAVNKAPLFVVPGDLRSVVGSPIPPATSYRFKGFVNGDTEDSAQITGTPVLTTTATDHSPHANYAIKGNVGSLSAPNYTFVPEFGTLAILERQTWDGLASGDAAAIEAAVIEPSAIEGESRVHTAFLGQLESLTMVQPNFIAGLRGESGIFVRAAIWSNPVASSAYTQSLPAQTAIENVPLANMTALPTFAAGMRIGSDAPVHSVVLPHVVTASTLAKSSSTRSAIPAVVSDSRKGSDAPVRAAFVSKPSIVSVAVQNSNSGQAIRKAFNPPGNE; from the coding sequence ATGAACGTTTGCCGCGGATCGTTGCTCAAGCCGAAGCCTGTTTTGGGGCTGCTCGCTGTACTCTTCACGTTCGCTTCCGGCACCGGTATTGCTTCCGCGGCCACGACCATCAAGATTTTGCGCGGCGCAGACCAGCAGACAACCTATGGAGCATCCTTTCCGGATGCGCTGGTGGTCTGGGTCACGGATACTGTTACGGAGCGTGCTGTAACCGGGCTTAAAGTGGACTTTGTGGCAGGAGCGGGAATCGGCCTGACCTCGACTTATGCCATCACGGACGAGTACGGCCTGGCTTCTGTTTCTGCAAGCGGTCTTGGGGCCGGCGATTCGGAAGTTAGTGCGGAGGTTGCGGGCATTCCTGGGACGAAAGTTACTTTCTATAACCTTGCTGTCAATAAGGCGCCGCTCTTCGTGGTTCCCGGCGATCTCAGATCGGTTGTGGGCAGTCCGATTCCGCCTGCGACGAGTTATCGCTTCAAGGGATTTGTGAACGGCGACACGGAAGATAGCGCGCAAATCACGGGTACTCCTGTTCTTACGACGACGGCTACCGACCATAGCCCACACGCTAACTACGCGATCAAGGGCAACGTTGGAAGCTTGTCAGCACCTAACTATACTTTCGTGCCTGAATTCGGAACCCTGGCGATCCTTGAGAGGCAGACATGGGACGGGCTTGCTTCCGGCGACGCGGCTGCAATAGAGGCGGCCGTCATCGAGCCGTCGGCCATCGAAGGCGAGAGTCGGGTGCATACGGCGTTTCTCGGACAGCTTGAGAGCTTGACGATGGTGCAGCCAAACTTCATTGCGGGACTCCGCGGCGAATCCGGCATATTTGTTCGAGCGGCAATCTGGTCAAATCCTGTTGCTTCTTCCGCTTACACGCAGAGTCTTCCGGCTCAGACTGCGATTGAGAATGTGCCGTTGGCTAACATGACAGCTTTGCCAACCTTTGCGGCCGGAATGCGAATCGGTTCGGACGCACCAGTGCATTCGGTGGTTTTGCCCCACGTTGTAACCGCCTCGACCCTTGCGAAGAGTTCCAGCACAAGGTCTGCAATACCGGCTGTCGTATCGGACAGTCGAAAAGGTTCGGATGCGCCTGTGCGGGCTGCTTTCGTCTCTAAACCGTCGATCGTTTCGGTAGCGGTGCAGAACTCCAACTCGGGACAGGCCATCCGCAAGGCATTTAATCCCCCCGGAAACGAATAA
- a CDS encoding alpha-galactosidase, with product MNPRNLKTFPKTHLSISVALPLVAFLAFCTQAFAQPESSSPSQPVFRLDGGDTTYAFGVNERGELQQLYWGGRISAQDAVPPAHPEKELASFDSSYNNTPQEYAGWGAGLFQEPALKVTFADGNRDLVLHYVSSTKPDVNSLEITLKDISRAITVTLHYKIDPESGILARSATIENSEPKPVMIEQAAAASFSLPPAHYTLNYLTGRWAGEWTLNRETIQAGERVLESRRGTTGHQANPWFAIGKGDADEEHGETWFGALAWSGSWRIVVEQDQIDKVRITGGFNPFDFGYQLKTGEKLETPVFYAGYSHHGFGGASRLLNHFTVSHILPEGPNPKPRPVIYNSWEATEFAVTEAGQEALAEKAAALGIDRFVMDDGWFGQRKTDHAGLGDWYVNKEKFPNGLKPLIDKVHSLGMDFGLWVEPEMVNPNSDLYRQHPDWVLNFPGRPRTEQRNQLVLNLARQDVRDYVYGFLDKLLSENQIAFLKWDYNRNWSEPGWDQLPPEEQKKVYVQFTRNLYSILAELRAKHPGVEIESCSGGGGRVDLGILHYTDEVWPSDNTDPLDRLTQQDGFTRAYPVQVMMAWVTDSPHWLNGRTTSVTYRMLVSMQGSLGIGGNLNKWSDADLTTTKRLIAAYHQVQKTITQGDLYRLISPTNGSEFSATETVSPDKSQAVFFAFAHSTQEERGFPRLQLLGLDPTAEYSLTSIEGKAIPGTPAQASGSWWMNHGVDLDLHGDFQAAAFRLDRK from the coding sequence TGAGCGCGGAGAATTGCAGCAGCTTTACTGGGGGGGACGCATCAGTGCACAGGATGCGGTCCCTCCGGCCCACCCCGAAAAGGAGTTGGCATCCTTCGACTCCTCTTACAACAACACGCCGCAAGAATATGCCGGCTGGGGCGCGGGACTCTTCCAGGAACCAGCGCTTAAAGTCACCTTCGCCGACGGCAATCGCGACCTCGTGCTGCACTACGTTTCGAGCACCAAGCCCGACGTGAATTCCCTCGAAATCACGCTCAAAGACATCAGCCGTGCGATCACGGTAACACTGCACTACAAGATCGATCCCGAAAGCGGCATCCTCGCGCGTTCGGCAACTATAGAGAATAGCGAGCCAAAGCCGGTCATGATCGAACAGGCCGCGGCAGCGTCGTTTTCTCTGCCCCCTGCGCACTACACCCTCAATTACCTGACTGGCCGCTGGGCCGGCGAATGGACCCTGAATCGGGAGACGATCCAGGCTGGGGAACGAGTGCTCGAAAGCCGGCGCGGAACGACCGGCCATCAAGCCAATCCGTGGTTTGCCATCGGCAAAGGCGACGCCGACGAGGAACACGGCGAAACCTGGTTCGGAGCACTCGCGTGGAGCGGTTCCTGGCGCATCGTCGTCGAACAGGACCAGATCGATAAGGTCCGCATCACTGGCGGATTCAACCCTTTCGACTTCGGCTACCAGCTCAAAACCGGAGAAAAGCTTGAAACCCCGGTCTTCTACGCCGGATATTCGCATCACGGCTTTGGCGGCGCATCGCGACTGCTGAATCACTTCACCGTCTCCCACATTCTGCCTGAAGGACCCAATCCGAAGCCCAGACCAGTCATCTACAACTCCTGGGAGGCGACCGAATTCGCCGTGACCGAAGCCGGACAGGAAGCACTCGCCGAAAAAGCCGCCGCACTCGGTATCGACCGCTTTGTGATGGACGATGGCTGGTTCGGCCAGCGCAAAACAGACCACGCCGGACTCGGCGACTGGTATGTGAACAAGGAAAAATTTCCCAACGGGCTGAAGCCTCTGATCGACAAGGTCCACTCACTCGGAATGGACTTCGGACTCTGGGTTGAGCCAGAGATGGTCAATCCCAACTCCGATCTCTATCGCCAACATCCCGACTGGGTGCTGAACTTCCCCGGCAGACCGCGCACGGAACAGCGCAATCAGCTCGTACTGAATCTCGCCCGCCAGGACGTGCGCGATTACGTCTACGGCTTCCTCGACAAATTACTTTCCGAAAACCAGATCGCCTTTCTCAAGTGGGATTACAACCGCAACTGGAGCGAGCCCGGCTGGGACCAGCTTCCGCCAGAGGAACAGAAGAAGGTTTACGTCCAGTTCACGCGCAATCTCTACTCTATCCTGGCTGAGTTACGCGCGAAGCATCCTGGAGTGGAAATAGAAAGCTGCTCTGGCGGCGGTGGCCGCGTCGATCTCGGCATACTGCACTACACCGACGAAGTTTGGCCGTCGGACAACACCGACCCGCTCGACCGGCTAACCCAGCAGGATGGCTTCACGCGCGCCTATCCCGTGCAGGTGATGATGGCCTGGGTAACCGATTCGCCACATTGGCTCAACGGGCGCACGACCTCAGTCACCTATCGAATGCTTGTCTCCATGCAAGGTTCGCTGGGCATCGGCGGGAACTTGAACAAGTGGTCCGATGCCGATCTGACGACTACCAAACGCCTGATAGCCGCGTACCATCAGGTGCAAAAGACAATCACCCAGGGCGACCTCTACCGGCTGATTTCTCCGACCAACGGAAGCGAATTCTCAGCAACGGAAACAGTCTCGCCGGACAAGTCGCAGGCTGTCTTCTTCGCTTTCGCTCACTCTACGCAGGAAGAACGCGGCTTTCCACGTCTGCAATTGCTGGGGCTTGACCCCACTGCGGAATATTCTCTGACAAGCATCGAAGGCAAGGCCATACCCGGAACCCCGGCGCAAGCCAGCGGCTCGTGGTGGATGAATCACGGCGTCGATCTCGACCTGCACGGTGACTTCCAGGCTGCTGCCTTCCGCCTGGACAGAAAATAG